The following proteins are encoded in a genomic region of Drosophila miranda strain MSH22 chromosome 4, D.miranda_PacBio2.1, whole genome shotgun sequence:
- the LOC108161385 gene encoding LOW QUALITY PROTEIN: uncharacterized protein LOC108161385 (The sequence of the model RefSeq protein was modified relative to this genomic sequence to represent the inferred CDS: inserted 1 base in 1 codon) — translation MDLLSPEECLLIAQRTLKEKDKSNLILLDSQLEAGSNELMGYXGEYYKLRLTVEDTADKEKQILDYFIKSLPRKNEPQRAECERKGVFRKESAIYTEILPNVQKYATKKLFPKCFYSRNDIIVLEDLTQEYRHLKASESYTLEHYKLVLEHLAEVHAASIAWEEKDQVNICERFKDVLIELHLSMDNSWFTTGLKAIVFLAARHPQYQTEEYQSFINNKLYNLLTKSEELVTPSLTIRNVLCHRDTWDRNIFFGFESESSALPSACCIVDFQLAKYCSPTLDVLFLLYIVASASVRREIYEECLDHYHLALQSHLTRLGLDGELISRENFLGECQRTRLAALIIWALTEPQTKMSSSVSNRLRSEEPEKFDYYLNTDRSEMLLRVMKLQPGYEQTIMSPVKELVDYLIENEHLYA, via the exons ATGGATCTACTCAGCCCCGAAGAATGTCTGCTCATAGCTCAGAGGACACTGAAAGAAAAGGATAAATCAAACCTTATACTCTTGGACTCCCAGCTAGAGGCTGGCTCCAACGAGCTCATGGGTT ATGGGGAGTACTACAAATTGAGATTGACGGTGGAAGACACTGCAGATAAGGAGAAACAAATTCTGGATTATTTTATCAAAAGTTTGCCGCGTAAAAACGAACCGCAACGTGCAGAGTGCGAGCGCAAGGGGGTGTTCCGCAAGGAATCAGCCATTTACACAGAAATACTACCAAATGTACAAAAATATG CCACAAAGAAGCTCTTTCCAAAATGCTTCTACAGTCGTAATGATATCATAGTCCTGGAAGATCTCACCCAGGAATATCGACATCTCAAGGCTTCGGAGAGCTATACCCTGGAGCACTACAAACTGGTACTCGAGCATTTGGCGGAGGTACATGCCGCCAGCATAGCCTGGGAGGAAAAGGACCAAGTCAACATTTGCGAGCGCTTCAAGGATGTGCTGATTGAGCTGCACTTGAGCATGGATAACTCTTGGTTCACGACTGGACTGAAA GCAATTGTCTTCCTGGCCGCCAGACATCCCCAATATCAAACAGAGGAATATCAGAGTTTCATCAACAATAAACTGTACAATCTACTGACCAAATCAGAGGAACTGGTGACCCCCTCGCTGACCATTAGGAATGTCCTGTGCCATCGCGATACCTGGGATCGGAATATCTTCTTTGGATTTGAGAGTGAATCATCCGCTCTGCCCAGTGCCTGTTGTATTGTGGACTTTCAGCTAGCAAAATACTGTTCTCCCACTCTCGATGTCCTCTTCCTGCTGTACATTGTGGCATCGGCAAGTGTGCGGCGGGAGATCTATGAAGAGTGCCTGGACCACTATCACCTTGCTCTGCAATCTCACTTAACTCGTCTGGGACTGGATGGCGAACTCATTTCGCGGGAAAACTTTTTGGGGGAATGCCAACGCACTCGTCTGGCTGCTCTGATCATTTGGGCCCTCACCGAACCCCAAACCAAGATGTCGTCCAGCGTTTCGAATCGACTACGCTCGGAGGAGCCCGAGAAGTTTGACTATTATCTCAACACCGATCGCAGTGAGATGCTGCTGCGGGTGATGAAGCTTCAGCCCGGCTACGAGCAGACTATAATGTCACCCGTCAAGGAGCTTGTGGATTATCTCATCGAAAACGAACACTTGTATGCCTAG
- the LOC108164188 gene encoding uncharacterized protein LOC108164188 → MSSGSLLDALCSGGGARLALGTSIVSYLIVYNEASATSMLFGVWLATLYGIFSLVIKTSLRSLQMPYVRATNKFDHGSLFLAIWLDALAAMCACAALARTLSACLDAMTGGLARILILGRNAPANEPWPDVLGVSVVFLVTGMFMLGLVHSKAFSLILTLGMFGLNAILSAVGWWRGDLLAWSTDSYFQPDGVSSVFLAAALLTYTFPSDWPQQHRSGRYTSSLITALVSVSLLLTTVCLSTVVHFKAREEYVAVPLFNILDESGFHKLVPASACMLLLTSSAAFLELFPELYGIVVRLATSEWRILSKQISYESSESGNPVLAVFIAGSLCAMLAFACPLQHLSYTLAASHISAGFLRAFYLLYTPYRPKFMHPSSESSLSYSRLSTAPIAKSSSCSSAATSSSSRLKRSLWNISLVKHSGLKKPKTKPRNKQEVEKEWLLLGEPTSPCPQREGRDVESTILSDGEPPPSDFEYPDKFDKSDSDTSTDIDAIVDEYREKIKVTTAGPLERSVRVPTVSSWRVTIFALVVIALGIALCVAGLQMHWAPAAFTGAIGVLIVAIIMGFIPKYTGSVINVSPVLCGMSLLLGVILFSGCAVHSWPGLIIWLVAGLIMVVRCDRFCCNCFEHTSMMNAQLIPSVSGKTTASSASGSNGGAGPSTSIRIPRPPKGVGVVSLPQRINGHR, encoded by the exons ATGTCGAGTGGCAG CCTGCTGGACGCCCTCTGCAGTGGCGGTGGGGCCCGCCTGGCCCTGGGTACCTCCATCGTCTCCTATTTAATTGTCTACAATGAGGCCTCTGCAACGAGTATGCTCTTTGGCGTCTGGCTGGCGACTCTTTATGGGATATTTTCAC TCGTCATTAAGACGAGTCTGCGTAGCCTACAAATGCCTTATGTTCGGGCCACCAACAAATTTGACCATGGCAGCCTTTTTCTGGCCATCTGGCTGGATGCCTTGGCGGCCATGTGTGCCTGCGCAGCGCTGGCAAGGACACTGAGTGCCTGTCTGGATGCCATGACTGGAGGCTTGGCCAGGATACTCATATTGGGCCGGAATGCACCTGCGAACGAGCCCTGGCCGGATGTCCTAGGTGTTTCCGTTGTTTTTCTAGTCACTGGAATGTTCATGCTTGGTCTGGTG CACTCGAAGGCCTTCAGCCTCATCCTGACACTTGGGATGTTTGGCTTGAATGCAATCCTCAGTGCCGTTGGCTGGTGGCGTGGTGATTTGTTGGCCTGGTCGACGGATAGCTACTTTCAGCCCGATGGCGTTAGCAGT GTTTTTCTGGCCGCTGCCCTGCTAACGTATACGTTTCCCAGCGATTGGCCGCAACAGCATCGGAGTGGACGGTATACGTCCAGCTTGATCACAGCTCTGGTCAGTGTTTCCCTACTCCTGACAACCGTATGTCTTTCCACAGTGGTGCACTTTAA AGCCCGTGAGGAGTACGTGGCTGTGCCTCTGTTTAACATCCTCGATGAGAGTGGCTTCCATAAGCTGGTGCCTGCCTCCGCCTGCATGCTCCTCCTCACCAGTTCGGCTGCCTTTCTGGAGCTCTTCCCCGAGCTATATGGGATTGTGGTGCGTCTGGCCACCTCCGAGTGGCGCATACTCTCCAAGCAAATCAGCTACGAGAGCTCGGAGAGTGGCAATCCCGTGCTGGCTGTTTTTATTGCCGGAAGCCTGTGCGCGATGCTGGCCTTTGCCTGTCCCCTACAGCATCTCAGCTATACCCTGGCCGCCAGCCACATTAGTGCTGGATTCCTGCGAGCCTTCTATCTGCTGTATACCCCCTACAGGCCCAAGTTCATGCATCCCAGCAGCGAGTCCTCACTGTCGTACAGTCGCCTCTCCACGGCGCCCATTGCcaagagcagcagctgcagcagtgCGGCCACCTCCAGCTCGAGTCGCCTCAAACGCAGTCTGTGGAACATCAGTCTGGTCAAGCACAGCGGCCTGAAAAAGCCCAAGACGAAGCCAAGGAATAAGCAGGAAGTGGAGAAGGAGTGGTTACTCCTTGGGGAACCAACATCGCCATGTCCGCAGCGGGAGGGCAGGGATGTGGAGTCCACCATTCTTTCGGATGGAGAGCCACCG CCATCGGACTTTGAATATCCCGACAAGTTCGACAAAAGCGATTCGGATACCTCAACGGATATTGATGCCATTGTGGATGAATATCGGGAGAAGATTAAG GTAACCACAGCAGGACCCTTGGAGCGCAGCGTTCGTGTGCCCACTGTCAGCTCGTGGCGGGTGACCATCTTCGCTTTGGTGGTCATTGCCTTGGGGATTGCTCTGTGTGTGGCAGGACTCCAGATGCACTGGGCACCAGCGGCCTTTACCGGAGCCATTGGGGTGTTAATTGTGGCCATAATAATGGGCTTTATACCCAAGTACACGGGCAGTGTGATCAATGTGAGTCCCGTGCTCTGCGGcatgtcgctgctgctgggtgTAATACTGTTCAGCGGCTGTGCGGTTCATTCCTGGCCTGGTCTGATCATCTGGCTGGTGGCTGGACTTATAATGGTGGTGCGATGCGATAGGTTTTGCTGCAATTGCTTCGAGCACACGTCCATGATGAATGCCCAGCTTATTCCTAGTGTTTCGGGCAAGACCACGGCATCGAGTGCATCCGGCTCGAATGGTGGAGCGGGACCATCGACCAGTATTCGGATACCCAGGCCTCCCAAGGGTGTGGGGGTGGTCAGTCTGCCGCAACGCATCAATGGCCATAGATGA